A genomic window from Pyxicephalus adspersus chromosome 2, UCB_Pads_2.0, whole genome shotgun sequence includes:
- the DMTN gene encoding dematin has translation MEKHPKTPLTSPGSVTSSRGSSVPGSPSAITARMDSRVIGYKDLAALPRDKAILDIERPDLMIYEPHFTYTLLENTETLRSRERSLSPKSISPPPSPEVSALWADNKSVVSSSTLPGSRGGSSSPRTGVQHFHCPEISQKEPNLYKKPPIYKQRESAIHHRLSDDPIVESSKFPAAKPPDPNQPAKIETDYWPCPPSLAVVESERRHRRESQRGQEEGEESEDVKELSHRQIRELNKIQSNLGKLILKEEMMKGGTPKRKTRSLPDRTPIYTPIHSGYGRSSLSRLLSAEFYAPNGQRDSTGFQVRIHREGFWRKEWEVFPYETLIVTNRGRQKLPPGVDRTQLERYLSPEDFQRLFAMPIEEFVKLPLWRRNEMKRKLLLF, from the exons ATGGAAAAGCATCCAAAG ACCCCCCTTACGTCTCCTGGCAGTGTCACCTCCTCCAGAGGGTCCAGTGTGCCGGGCTCCCCCTCTGCTATCACT GCCCGCATGGACAGTCGTGTCATTGGCTATAAGGATCTGGCAGCCCTTCCTCGTGATAAGGCCATATTGGATATTGAGCGTCCTGATCTGATGATCTATGAACCACATTTCACATACACACTTCTGGAGAACACAGAGACACTACGTAGCCGTGAG cGATCTCTTTCTCCTAAGTCCATATCGCCTCCTCCATCACCCGAG GTCTCAGCACTATGGGCTGACAACAAGTCGGTTGTAAGCAGCTCCACTCTCCCAGGTTCCCGTGGAGGTAGCAGTTCACCTAGAACAGGAGTGCAACACTTCCATTGCCCAG AAATTTCCCAGAAAGAGCCGAACCTGTACAAAAAACCTCCAATCTACAAACAGAGAG AATCTGCAATCCACCACAGGCTATCTGATGACCCCATAGTCGAATCCTCTAAATTTCCAGCTGCAAAACCTCCTGATCCTAACCAGCCAGCAAAAATTGAAACGGATTATTGGCCATGCCCCCCTTCCTTGGCTGTTGTAG AGTCAGAGAGACGACATCGCAGGGAGTCTCAGCGTGGGCAAGAGGAAGGTGAAGAAAGTGAAGATGTGAAAGAACTAAGTCATCGACAGATAAGAGAGCTGAATAAG ATTCAGTCCAATTTAGGAAAACTTATTCTAAAAGAGGAAATGATGAAAGGGGGTACTCCAAAAAGAAAAACCCGCTCCCTGCCTGACAGGACACCAATCTACACAc CTATACATTCTGGATATGGAAGAAGTAGCTTATCTAGG CTTCTGTCTGCAGAGTTTTATGCTCCTAATGGACAAAGAGACAGCACAG GGTTCCAGGTAAGAATCCACAGAGAAGGGTTTTGGAGGAAAGAATGGGAG gtttttccaTATGAAACACTGATAGTAACAAACAGAGGACGTCAAAAACTGCCCCCTGGAGTAGACAGAACTCAACTGGAG CGATACCTCTCCCCCGAAGACTTTCAGCGTCTTT